A section of the Mangifera indica cultivar Alphonso chromosome 12, CATAS_Mindica_2.1, whole genome shotgun sequence genome encodes:
- the LOC123192688 gene encoding protein NRT1/ PTR FAMILY 6.1-like: protein MDTGEIRSLESMLETPASLDEICSASQRKKLSVCFIESDDRRMALGRGYTGGTTPVNVHGKPIPDLSKTGGWIAALFIFGNEMAERMAYFGLSVNMVAFMFYVMHKPFSSSSNAVNNFLGISQASSVLGGFLADAYLGRYWTIAIFTTIYLMGLTGITLCATINIFMPNQKQCDQIALLLGNCEPAKSWQMIYLYTALYITGFGAAGIRPCVSSFGADQFDERSEDYKTHLDRFFNFFYLSVTIGAIVAFTLVVYIQMKHGWGSAFGSLAIAMGISNMLFFLGTPLYRHRLPGGSPLTRVAQVLVAAFRKRKASFSTSEYIGLYEVPGKHSAIKGSGKIPHTDSFRCLDKAALQLKEDGPDPSPWRLCTVTQVEEVKILIKLIPIPACTIMLNVILTEFLTLSVQQAYTLNTHMGNLKLPVTCMPVFPGLSIFLILSLYYSIFVPISRRFTGHPQGASQLQRVGIGLAVSTLSVAWAGVFERCRRNYAIKHGFEFNFLSPMPNLSAYWLLIQYCLIGIAEVFCIVGLLEFLYEEAPDAMKSIGSAYAALAGGLGCFMASILNSIIKCSTGDLENGKQSWLSQNINTGRFDYLYWVLALLSLVNFGAFLYAAYRYKYRSEMKV, encoded by the exons ATGGATACAGGAGAAATCAGGTCACTGGAAAGTATGCTGGAGACACCAGCAAGCTTAGATGAAATATGCAGTGCAAGTCAGAGGAAGAAGCTCAGTGTGTGCTTCATCGAGTCTGATGACAGGCGAATGGCACTTGGCCGTGGCTACACTGGAGGAACTACCCCTGTTAATGTCCATGGAAAGCCTATTCCTGACCTATCAAAAACTGGAGGCTGGATTGCAGCCCTCTTCATTTTTG GGAATGAAATGGCAGAAAGAATGGCTTATTTTGGACTTTCTGTTAATATGGTGGCCTTTATGTTCTATGTTATGCATAAACCGTTTTCAAGTTCATCCAATGCTGTCAACAACTTTCTTGGAATATCACAAGCATCCTCTGTGCTTGGTGGTTTTCTTGCTGATGCTTATCTTGGTAGATACTGGACAATAGCCATTTTCACAACCATTTATCTTATG GGTCTGACAGGAATAACCTTATGTGCGACGATCAATATTTTCATGCCAAACCAAAAGCAATGTGATCAAATAGCCTTGCTTCTAGGCAATTGTGAACCGGCAAAATCTTGGCAGATGATTTACCTCTATACAGCTCTTTACATTACTGGATTTGGAGCTGCAGGCATAAGGCCTTGCGTCTCTTCATTTGGAGCAGATCAGTTTGATGAAAGAAGTGAAGATTACAAGACTCACCTTGATagatttttcaacttcttttacCTTTCTGTCACAATTGGAGCGATTGTGGCTTTCACTTTGGTTGTCTACATTCAAATGAAACATGGATGGGGATCTGCCTTTGGTTCATTAGCCATAGCCATGGGCATATCAAACATGTTATTCTTCCTGGGTACTCCATTGTACAGGCACAGATTGCCAGGAGGCAGCCCTCTAACCAGAGTTGCCCAAGTTCTTGTCGCTGCTTTTCGAAAGCGAAAGGCCTCTTTCTCCACCAGTGAGTATATAGGCCTGTATGAGGTTCCTGGAAAACATTCTGCTATAAAGGGAAGTGGAAAGATACCTCACACAGACTCTTTCAG ATGTTTAGACAAGGCAGCGTTGCAACTGAAGGAAGATGGACCTGATCCAAGTCCATGGAGGCTTTGTACTGTAACTCAAGTAGAAGAAGTTAAGATCCTAATCAAACTTATCCCCATCCCAGCTTGCACAATTATGCTCAATGTCATCCTGACAGAATTTCTAACTCTCTCAGTTCAACAGGCCTACACTTTAAACACCCACATGGGGAATCTGAAACTTCCTGTAACATGCATGCCAGTTTTTCCAGGTCTCAGCATATTCCTCATTCTATCCCTCTACTACTCCATCTTCGTTCCCATCTCTCGGCGCTTCACTGGGCACCCTCAAGGAGCCTCCCAGCTTCAGAGAGTAGGCATAGGCCTGGCAGTCTCGACCCTCTCTGTAGCATGGGCAGGCGTCTTCGAGAGGTGCAGAAGAAACTACGCAATAAAACATGGTTTCGAGTTCAACTTCCTGAGCCCTATGCCAAACCTAAGTGCATACTGGCTTCTAATCCAGTACTGCCTCATTGGCATTGCAGAAGTATTCTGCATAGTGGGATTGCTTGAATTCCTCTATGAAGAAGCGCCTGACGCAATGAAAAGCATAGGCTCAGCCTACGCAGCTCTGGCCGGAGGATTAGGCTGTTTCATGGCATCGATTTTGAACAGCATTATCAAATGTTCAACCGGGGATCTGGAAAACGGGAAACAATCTTGGCTGTCACAGAATATAAATACAGGGAGATTTGATTATTTGTACTGGGTGCTTGCACTTCTGAGCCTGGTAAATTTTGGTGCATTTTTATATGCAGCTTATAGGTACAAGTATAGGTCAGAAATGAAGGTTTAA